A window of Sphingobacterium kitahiroshimense genomic DNA:
TATTCTGTCTTTTTAGTGTGCTTACACCGATCTGATTAACCTCTGCAGGTAACATACTGGTTGCTTGCGATACTCGGTTCTGTACGTTTACTGCGGCCTGATCCGGATCTGTTCCTAATTTAAAAACAACAGTAATCATCAAACTACCGTCATTACTCGATGTAGAAGTAAGAAAGTCCATATTTTCTACACCATTGATGGCATTTTCTAATGGCGGTGCTACTGCCTTTGCAATTACTTCGGCAGAGGCACCTGGGTAAGTCGCCATGACGGTCACACTTGGTGGGGCGATTTCAGGAAATTTGGTAATGGGTAAACCGAGCATAGCCACGACCCCCAGAATAACCAGCAATATGGATATAACTGTAGCCAATACTGGCCTTTTAATTATTTTTTTTAACATAATGACTAAGGATAAATGGTTGTTAAGATTTATTCACGCTATCTTTTACTGTGGTTGCGGATTTCACCTTAACAGGCATACCATTCTGAAGGAAACTAAGTCCATTTGTAATTATCTGATCACCTGCTGTAACACCTGATTTGACGAAGTATTGAGATTCTTGTTTACCACTTACTTCAATTGGCGTCTGTACCGCCTTTCCTTCTTTACTGATCGTAAAGACATAAATTTTATCTTGAATGGCTGTCGTTGCTGTGATCGGAACCACAACAACCTGCTCAATATGTTGATCTAATGCTATTTTCCCTGTGTTTCCTGTTCGTAATTGTCCTTGCGGGTTTTCAAATTTTGCCCGAAGACTGATCGAACCTGTATTCTTGTCGAATTGACCTTCAATAGCATCAATTTTTCCTAAATGTGGAAAGTCCTGTCCATTAGCTGTTTTTAAAGTTACAGGAGCGGCTTGCTTCAACTTTTCAGCAACAGAGTTTCCCGGTAATGCTGCCTGAAAATTAACAAAATCGTTTTCACTCATTGAGAAATATGCAAATACGGCATGCGTATCTGATAAGAGCGTTAAGGGTTCGACTGCAGCAGGATTAATGAGACTTCCTAATCGATAAGGAATACGACCTATAGTGCCACTGACCGGAGCTTTAATTGTACAGAATTCAAGGTTAATTTTCGCTGTTTCAAAAACGGCATTTGCCTGCGCTAAAGCTGCTTGGGCACCTTCGTACGTTGCCTGTGCTTGGTCAACCTGTAGATTAGATACGAGTTTATTACTTACTAATTCTTTTTTCCTATCTAGATCTATTTTAACATTGGACAGATTCGCCTTAGCTGCTAAAATAGATGCTTGCGCATTTTTATACTGCTCTTTATAGGTACGATCATCCACTTGAAATAAAGTCTGCCCAGCCCGGACAAATGCACCTTCATCAACAAAGATCTTAGCCAGATAACCGGAAACTTGTGGACGGATTTCAACATTTACAACTCCTTCAATGCTGCTTGCATAAGTTTTTGTTAATATTCCATTTTCTTCTTGAAGTATCATCACTGGAACTTCTAAGGCTGCGGGTGCCTCCCCTCCCTGGTTTGGTTTTTGACCACAACTTGTTAGGAATCCTAGGCTTAAGCCTAGCAATGTTGATTGAACAACTAATTTCCGATTCATTTAAAATATATTATGTTCTCGCTATATTTAAAGATTCGAAAAGAAGGGTTAGTCACTAAAATATTGGACTTCAGACCCCATCTTTTCTCCTCATGTACAATTAATACAAATATATATCTGACTAAATCGGTTAAAAAGTCTAAAGGGAGCTTTAACTTGTCAAAAAGACACTAAATTAGTTCGGGATAAATTTAAGTTAATAATTCTTTACGATACAGAATCGGGGATTGACCTGTATTCTTTTTAAAGAATTTGCTAAAAGTAGGTAAATCACTAAAATTCAATTGTTGCATGATATCTGAGATTGAGTAAAAATTAGACCGTAATTTAGCTGTCACTTCAGCCATCAATGTTTGTTCAATAATCTGCAGCGGGCTTAACCCTGTAACTTCTTTTATAACCCTGCTGAGGTATTTTCGACTCACAAATAAGCAATCGGCATAATGCTGGACTGAACGGTGAACGTGAAATTGATCTACCACCAGCGTAATGAAATCCAAACATAATTTTTCTTTTCGGCCACTGAGTACTACCTGACCGATAACATGATCCATAAGTTCTGATTCTATTTCGTAGTTGAGTAGTGCAAAAGTACTTTTAATAATTTCCGCCTGATGTTTAGTTGGTGTAGGACTCAGATTAACTTCTCTTAAATGTTCTAGATAAACTACAAATCGCTTAACTACAGGTTCACGTAAGGAAAATACCTTTAAATAATTGTCAAACAAAAAATCTAAGGACGATCTGCCTTGAAAAAACATGCCTATTTTTTTAGCAAAATCTAAAGAAAACATAAAACTGATCATTTCCAGATCATCACTCCTTTCCAAAAACTCAATAATTGTAGTCGGTGAATGTAAGAATGCCATATTTTCCTGGATTTCCTGTTCAGAAAAACCAATCCGCATGCCGAGCTTTCCTTTTAGGATAATACTCATTCCAAAACTGTCAGTGCGCATAGGCTCATAAGAGCGAATGTCAGTCATATTACTTTTCTGTAAATGACAGATAGTAAATCCCTCATACTGTTGTTTGTTCATCTGCTCGGCAACAAACTCCTTTAAAGTAAAAAATGTAATTCGACGATCCATAATCTTAAACGCTAACAAAGAGCATGTCTAAGTTAAAATTTAAAATAAGTTTTGTTTTACTCTTTTTGTTTTTTGACAATTTTCTGTCAAAAGTCAAACATACATATTGGTTAGCTGTTATACTACAATGATAAGCATAAAAAAACAGCAACCTTTCATGTAAGGTTGCTGTAATTGTTTGTATTTTAAACTGAAATAATTATCCGCCGTAAACAGCTACACCTTTATCCTGTAACACATATCCTTTCCATGCCATGAGGATATAATTTCCAGAAACCCAGTTTCCTTCACCTTTTTTTTCCAATACTATACCATTATTAGAATTGGGCAAAAAAACTTCAGCTTTAGAATTGTCCGAACTAAAGTAAACATAGGCTTGTTTACCTTCCGTTCTTGCCCCATCCTTCAAAGGGTTTAAGGTTGTTTTTAAAGTGGCTAATGTAATGCACCTTTGCTCCAATTCCGAGTATGATTTTCCATCCTCAAACAGGCAACCTTGTTTTTTTTCAGCACAATCTCCTTTTACCAAGGGCATAGTTGAGGTAAAATTCAAATGATTTATATCTTTGAAAGCCGTCCCTTCAGCATTCATATCACCATATCCTTCAATCAATGTGTCTTTACTTACTTTAAATGCAACCTGCCTAACAGAAGTTACTCCTTCTGACTGGAAAGTATAATCTGCGAGCAGCACATTATCCTTCAGCTGCCCTACGAAAGTTCCAGTATTCTTATCTTTCTCGGCGAAAGCGTACGTAAGGTTTCCTTTAAGAGTTGGTCCTATATCAGTAAATTCCAACGAAATATGATTATTGCCGTCATTGTAAGCATAACATGCCGGCTCTGAGAAAGTAACTGTTTTACCTGTTATTTCTTCAAAAGCAGCATTACGGTTTTCAGTTTTTGAATCCCTATTCCTACAACTTATCATCGTCAAAATAACAAACGATAATGTGATTATTTTTTTCATATTTTCTAGCGTTAAATGGTTATCAATTTTTTTAAAATAATGATACTTCCTAAATCACAATTCATAAAAATAGTTACTATTTACTCTGAAAAGCAGTTAGAAACTTATCATTTTAAATTTAAAATAGCATTAATGGATATATACATACGATCGGTGCTACCTCACTATTATTTAATAACGGTCAAATAAACTTGTTGCTTGCCTGCTCCAAGTTTTACATTTGGGAACTGTTTGTCATAGTCAATCATAATATCTCCTTTTTCTACTTTTCCGTTACCATCCGAATCCCATTTAACAGTAACATAATATTTGACTGCTTCATGTGCAGCTACCGCAGGCTTTATATGCGATTTATGATCTTTTGGTAAAACAAAATCAATTGTGAAAGGAACGCCAGACTGTTGAATATTTTTTTCTTCCAATAATGTTGCTGGTACATCAGCTATATTCTCTGCAACAGCATATAATTGTACTTTACCTTCTGGATTTTTTATATCTAACGGTGCTGAACCAATAAATTCTACCGTTAGTGAATCACCCGTTTTAGTTTCTTCACTCCCCTTGCTACCAGACGTACAACTTGCTAAAATGGACAATGGCAAAACTGCCAAAAAAATTATGCTTTTCATATATCACTTTATTTAAGCACTGCTACTTTCAAATTAAAGATTAAAAGTAGCAGTGTATTCTTTTTTTAAAGCTCTACACCCAAATATTATACCAAATACCTGACATAAGCATAAGGAATACTCTATATTATCAATTTTTAACTGCCTTAGTGAGCTTTAAACTCTGATTTGGTTTTAATTGTATCTGATATATATACTTACCGTTAACTTCCTTCATCAATTTTGCGTCTTTAAGTACAGTTGCACTCAAAAGCTGAATAGTCTGATGCTCTAAAGATTTTAAAACAACAGATTCAACCTCCTTATTTTTCCATATCAATTCGTGAATCAAAATGTTTCCTCTAGCTTTCAATCCTTTAATTTTACCATCTTTCCAATTATCTGGCAATGCTGGCAATAACTCGATCATATTATTCTGTGATTGTACGATCATTTCACTAACAGCGGCAACATAACCTAAGTTACCATCAATCTGAAATGGTGGATGTGCGCAAAGCAGATTCGCGTATACCCCACCGCCGTTATCGTAATCTATCCCTTCACCTCCTACGAGATTAATAAAATTTTTCAAGATCTGGTAAGCATGATTACCATCTTGTAACCTACCCCAAAATGCTACTTTCCAAGCCATAGACCATCCTGTAGATTCATCTCCTCGCGCATTTAGTGTTACTTTTGCCGCATTAGCTAATTCTGGAGTTTCCCATTTAGATATTTGTCGTCCTGGATATAGGCCAAACAAATGAGAAACATGTCTATGCTTATCATTAGGATCATCACGGTCGGTTTCCCACTCTTGCAACTGCCCCCATTTTCCAATTTTTGGTTTTAATAATGCATTGCGAAGTGTTTCGATATGCTTGCCATATGCTTTATCAATTTGTAAAATTTGACAGGCCTCAACATAATTCGTAAAAAGGTCGAAAATGATCTGATGATCGTAACTCACAGCATCTTCGGTAGGTCCGTGTTCAGGTGACCAGCCCATGGGGGCCACTACAGTTCCATCATCACGACGAACAAGTCTATCATCCCAAAATTGACATATTTCCTTTAATATTGGATAAGCAAAATCTCTTAAATACGCTTTGTCACGATTAAATGCATAGTGTTCCCAAAGTGCCTGCGCGTACCATGCACTGCCTGGTGTATTCCAGGAGAAGCTTTCTCCTCCAAAAATATTATTTTCAGTACGAACCGTCCAACCGCGAACACCTGGAAATTCCTTTTGTGTATTTTCCTTCTTTACTTCGCGCATACTATTGATGTAATCCAGATATGGCCATGCAGATTCGCTTAGATTTGCAACCTCAGCAGGCCAATAGTTCATTTGCACATTGATATTGGAATGGTAATCTGATCGCCATGGAGGGGTATTACTATTATTCCATAATCCCTGTAAATTGGCGGGTAGTCCGCCCTTACGAGAAGAGCTTATAAGCAGGTAGCGCCCATACTGATAGATAAGGGATTCTAGCGCCGGTGATGGCTTTTGCTTATAGTGCTGCAGCAGTTTTTTTGTCGTTAGCTCCTGCGATAAATCTTCAGTCCCCAATTGTAACTGTACTCGAGCAAAAAGTGATTGATAATCTTTTAAGTGTCTGGTAAGTAATTGATCAAAATGATATTTAGCAGCCTCTTGAATATATCTCTTGTTCGCTTCTAATGGCTTTTCATTCGCTTTCCAATTCGTAGACCGAGTATTGGCATAATCTGTCGCCGCACTCAAAAGTATAACGATTTTATCTGCCGATTGAACCTGGATAAATATTTCGCCATCCTCTCCTTTTGTCTCCAAAACCTCTCCCCCTTCCGTTTTCACGTGGAGGCGTGCAGCATATTCCATACCATTGGACAGTACACCACTGAACACCAAATCGCCGGCTATCGATTTTGTTAGTTTGCCGTGACTATCTTTAAGTCTGATGGTTGCATTTAGTGATTTTTTATTTTCATTTGTGTATTCCATTACCATCACCTGGTCCGGATTACTAGCGAAGTATCTGCGGCTTCTTTTTTGATTATCTTGATTGTATGTGATATGGTGCAAGGCCTGATCTAAATCTAATTTTCGGCTATAGTTTGAGAAAGGTTTTGCTCCAACCTGTCCAAATTCAACAAACACCTCCCCAAAAGCCTGATATTCTCCGGTTTCCTGTTCGTTACCGGTCCATAGACTGTTCTCATTAAATTGAATATGTTCTTGATTCACTCCTCCGAATATCATGGCACCAATACGACCATTTCCGATCGGATAAGCTTCAGTCATCCAATCCTTAGCAGGTTGATCATCCCATAGAAAATACTGCTGGCCATAAACAGTCGTTTTTACAAAAAATATCAATACTACAATGAATATATATGCTCTTTGTGATTTTAACATAAAAAATAGATTTATTGGGCTAGGCCCAAGGGTGAAAAAACAATGTAAATCGCTATCATCACTAAAATTAGGATGGTACCGACCAAATGCCTTCCTTTCCAATAGGAAGTACGATCCAATCCTGAAAATTCAAATTGAAAAGTGGATTTATAATGAGGTTGTGTTACCTTACTGCCTATCCAGATAATAATCGCTATAATGACAAATAATAAGGCAAATAAATGCAGATAATGCAGGTCTAGTTTCCAAATAAACACAAGGGTAAAATAGCTGATCATGTATAAAAACAGTCCCAGTTGAGCCATCGCTGGGGTTACCCTTTGGGATAAAATACCCATCATCATGATCGTAAAAATAGGCATATTAAAAAGTCCTGAAACCGTCTGCAAATACGTATAGAAACCATCATGTGCAAAAAGGATAAAAGGTGCAATAAACATGGCTGACAAAGAAATGATGAGTTCAAAATATTTGCCTTTTTTTACGAGCTGGCTTTCCGACACGATGATATTACGTTGCTTCAGATAAGGTTTATAGATATTAAATATAAATAAACTACCGCAACTTTGTAATCCCGCAGTGTATGTAGTCATAGCGGCACCAAAAACAAGTGCGAGTGAAAAACCAACAAGAATATCAGGGAAAATATGAACAATCAGATTAGGAAATACAGATGCCGAGGGCTCAACTTTTGGCAAGAGATGTATGGCCAGAAGTCCTGGAAGATTAATAAGCAAGGGCATCAATAATTTGCCCCCTGCGGCCAGTGTCATTCCTTTCTGTGCTTCCTTTAAATTTTTTGCACTTAAGGTTTGTTGGGCGATGTATGGCTCCATACCCCAGTAGTAGAAATTGATCAATAACATGCCGGTAAAGAGCGTCGAAAAAGGTACCGCATCGTGTTTATCTCCCACGGCATTCAAGTGCTCTGTTTTATTCAGAAATACTTGCTGAACTCCTTCCCATATGTTTCCACTGCCCAGATACCAAAATGCATATACTGGAATTATCAGAGCAAGTAAAAATAGTCCCAAACCTAAACTGACATCAGATAAAGAAATTAATTTCAATCCACCTAATATGCTATACAGGCTACCAATAATTCCTAAAGCCCAGACAAGTACCCAGATACTCTGCCAATAACTAATCTGAAAATAGGCAGGTACATCAAACATGATTGCCAAACTTAACGCCCCTCCATACAAAACTGGAGGTAATAAATTAACGATGTAGCCAACAAGGATAAGTACGGAAACGATTAACTTGGTCTTCGCATTAAATCTCAGCGATAGAAAATCGGGTATGGTTCGAAAACCATGTTTGAAATAAATCGGTAACAGAAACTCCGAAACGACTAACATGGCGACCACCGAACTCACTCCCCATCCTATAACAGATAAGTTGTTAATGTAAACAGATTCGTTTTCACCAATAAATTGATTTGCACTTAGGTTGGTCAACAGAAGTGCAGATCCAACCATCCAGAAGCTATTACTTTTACCGGCTAGAAAAAAACCGCTTAATGTAGTCGTATAATACGATTTATACTTTAACAGAGACCATAATGCTACTAAAACCGTAAAAAAGCAAAAACTTGCAACTATCATATCAATTTGTCTACCTTATCTGTTAAAGTGATTTTCGATCTACCAGCTCAGTCGGTACAATCATTTTTACAGGGACCCGCTGTGAAACAAATTTTGCAGCTTCTTGACCTATCGTATGAAAACTGGTGGAAAATGTTGTAATCCCCCCGCTTATGATTTCTTTGATGACATCATCATTATGAGAAAGAATCCCCAGGTCCTTTCCTAATCTCCATTTTTTTTGCAAAATATCTTTCAGCATCAGGTACAGTTCTGGATTGTGAATCGTAAAATAAAGCGTATCCTTTTCTAAATTACCGGGCTTATATTGTTTTTCAATATGCCCCTTTATTTGATACTTATCCAAAAATTTCAGAAATGCATTTTTGATTTCATTGGGTTCTGCTGTGTTTTCTCTAAAATAAAAGATAATTTCTCTATACTTTTTTATTTTAGGATACAGCTGTTCAAAAACTTTATAAGTAGAGTTCTCAAATTCTTGAGCTATGTACGAATACTCGTCGCCTAAATCCAATAAACGATCAATAATTAAAAGCTTTGAAGGAGATATGGATCTTAATAGCTGGACCGAAGCTTTATTTTCAATAGGAGCTACAATGTAAACCGTATATTTTCCCTGGATACGATTAAAAATATCTTCAAAAGTCTCCATATTATTATGGTGGAAAAATAAATCGACGGATACTTCTTCTGGAAGATTTGAACGCAATTCCGATACTAACGTATCTTGAAATGTATCATAAGCATACAACACGACAGCCACTTTTTGTTTCATCTGGGTGTTATTACTTACGACAAAATATCCTTTTCTATTTTTAGACTCAACAACTCCATGCGCTATAAGATCCCGGTATGCCTTTGAAAAAGTTTCTCTGGCATATCCGAGGTAATGTATCATATTATTGACTGATGGAAGACTGGAATGCACTTCTAGCTCATTTGCATCGATAGCATCCAGCACACCTTGAACAATACACTCATGTTTAGAAAGTGTATTTAATGATTCTAACCGTTTTATCCGCGCGATTAAAGTTGCACTATTTTCTTCTGTGGATATTTTCATATATAAATACTAAATAGGAGTTAAAGGGTGATTCTAAAAAGTTTACCGCCTCCTTCATTAAATGCAATTGGCAAATCAGATTTTATGTTCTGCTTTGTTTTGGTAAATAATTCTTCTGCCACATACTGTTGCGCAGGATTCAAACCTAAGAGTGTGAAATCCACAGCAACATGTTGCTTTTCATTGCTAAAATTAAAAATAGCAACATAAAGATACTTACCCGATTTCTTAAAATAGCATTGGTTTGCAGATTTTCCCTCCACAAATCCAGCTGGTCTAAAACTTTTACCATCTGCTATGACCTTTAATATTTCTGAATCTTGGAGATAAACATTCATGTTTTTTTGCCAATTTTCTTTCTTCGACAAATCATCGCCAAGGATAATCGTACCTGCAACAATACCGGAAAGAAATCTTGCCTTGTTTACATTTTCCGGTTCGTCATGAAAGACCAGGTGATCAGCATCAATAAAATCATACAGATACGTTTGCCACCAACCGTAGCTCACACTGTTCAGTGTATACTCAGTCTGGTCGAGCGTTTTCCATGCATCGCATGCTATGCGTCTCATATGAGCAAATTGATTGGTTGCTAATGATGGAGAGATCGCCGCATAAATAAGCATTTTGCCTTTCAAGACATCTACCAGATGTTTCATTCCAACAGCATAGGCTTGCATTCCAGTAGACGTATTTTTATCATAAAACCCTGTCGACTCAATAGCAGCATGTGACAAGAAGTCTATTTTAATCATCTTGAACCCGCACGCAACCAGTTTACCCAATATGACATCCATACGTGCCAATGTACCCGGATGCGTAGGATCCAAAGCACGTCCACCATCCAAGTTGTGATAGCCACTTTTCGTTTTGGTCCACATATCACCAAATTTATAAGAACTTCCCTCCGCTGTTCGGTTAGGTCCACTGCCATGTCCCCAATCGGTGAAAGGAGCCCAGTATACACCTGGTTTAAGACCCAAAGAGTCACAATAATGTACAAATTTTTCAAGTTGACTATAATCTCCCGACATACCTCCTGGTGTCATATTGTCCCAAAAAGAATCTAAATCAATAAAAGCATCACCGTCTGCATTGCGAAAATGAGGAATATCTTTTTCAAAATATTGTGCAGTAGCGGTAGCATTCTGAAAATTAATTTTTTCCTGAATCACGCCCCAACTGTTCCAACCAACAGGCGTAGCAGCTGTCCACTGCTGTACATAAGGTGTTTGTAGTTGGCGATGGATCTTTGCATAGTCCTCCATTCCAACACGCCAATCTTTCACATAAGAAATCAAATACTTCGGCGAAATAATACGATTGCCTTTTATAAACCCGTGTCCCATAGAATCTCGCGTAATATTAACATCCGTAAATCCTGTTTTTATTGCAAGAAAATCATAATTATTTTGATTTCCTCCAATGGATATACCCGATTTCCAGACAGACTGGTCTAAGGAACCGATAACCAATCCATGATTACTATTCTTATCATAAACAACACCCACTTCAGCGCTTACTTTATTTGTTTTTGAAAGGGATTCATTTTCATAAGAAATAAAAGTATCATTATCAAAAGGTACTGCAACTTGATATAATGCTTTACCAAGTCCACTTATATTCGCCTGCATATATAAAGGAGACATATCATTACTTGCTATGTTTTTTCCGTTAATTTCCAATTGAACTAAAATAATCGGTTTCTGGTCGTATAGAAAAAAATGTTGCTTCATCTCTATACCGGCTTTAGTTTTTGAAGATACTGTATACTGTTTCCCTTTTCCTAAAGCATCAGCAACAACTTGTTCACTTATTTTTGAAACTCCGTTCAGATTTTCAGAACTGACACGCGTGCCATCTGAAAGAATTGCATAAGAAACAGCATCTTTTATAATCAAATTATTATTTTGGGACACACTGTATTTCCCTGTTCCCCGGTCGTATTTAAATACCAGTTCATTTTTTTTTACTTCAAATATTTGAGCCTGTACTTGAAGAGAAGTGGCGAGTATTAAAAATATTCCTAAAATTTTTTTCATAATTTATATCATCTATTATTGTAATGTGATTTGAAAAGCATCAATTTTCATATAATGATCAGGTTGAAAATTAAGCAGCATTCCCATATTGACTGTTACTTTCTCTTTAATATCAAAATAAATCCCATCAGATTTCACTTCTGTATACAATAGTGCATCATTAATCTGTTCCCAATCGGGGATAGTTTTATTCGATTTACTGATTACCAGATATGCAGGAGGTTGATCATAATTTGTTGCTGACAAAGTACAGAAAAATCTGTATTTTCCAGGAAGAAGTGTAACCTGTTGTTCAATTTTACCATTTACAATAGCAGGAGCTCCCCATCCAGCTTCCACATTGACCACTCCCCCATCATCAGAAGCAAAACCACCAAAACCATTGTGATTTTTCATACTTGAATTTGTTATCCAATCATTCAGCGTACCCCATCGGTTTCCATCATAAGCAACAGATGTAAAAGGTTTCTTAAAGTTTTTTAAATACCAGGCCGTAATATCTCCCTTGGGTATTAACTTCGTCGGCTGTACCACGAAAGTATCGATCGCATTACTATCCGGTCTAAAAATAGTCTGATAAGACAGTTCACTATAAAGTGCGTAATGAGAAAGAAGTATTTGTGCATTCTGGGATTTTGTTTTCACTAAAGTATCGATCATCTTTCCATCATCTTTTTTGTACTTGATACGCATAGCGTCAGCTCCCATAGTAGCGGCAACATCCTGTGTTACCAATTGCAACTGCTGACCTGCAACAAAATTTTGTTGCACTACAGAACGCTGAAATAATCCTTCGCGATATCGCTCGCCATAGATTGATCCCACCAGATTTGTTGGTATCGATAATCTTCCTTGAGGATCTAATGTTCTGACTTCAAAATTCATCGGTCCTTCAGGCAGGTTTTCGATCAAGCAACGAACGGTATCATTTGCGTTCTTCAGCTGAACCGGAAATCGCATGGAGTCTTGTTTACTGTTCCAATAGACACGGATTTCGGAGATTCCTGTACTTACCCGAA
This region includes:
- a CDS encoding DUF4998 domain-containing protein, whose product is MKLYIFVLSLFGAWMLASCSKMDDFTKYTNGQEQIYPAKLDSIKVRSGKYRVQIEGVFRVSTGISEIRVYWNSKQDSMRFPVQLKNANDTVRCLIENLPEGPMNFEVRTLDPQGRLSIPTNLVGSIYGERYREGLFQRSVVQQNFVAGQQLQLVTQDVAATMGADAMRIKYKKDDGKMIDTLVKTKSQNAQILLSHYALYSELSYQTIFRPDSNAIDTFVVQPTKLIPKGDITAWYLKNFKKPFTSVAYDGNRWGTLNDWITNSSMKNHNGFGGFASDDGGVVNVEAGWGAPAIVNGKIEQQVTLLPGKYRFFCTLSATNYDQPPAYLVISKSNKTIPDWEQINDALLYTEVKSDGIYFDIKEKVTVNMGMLLNFQPDHYMKIDAFQITLQ